The Melanotaenia boesemani isolate fMelBoe1 chromosome 3, fMelBoe1.pri, whole genome shotgun sequence genome contains the following window.
GGAGCTCCATCGATGGTTCCGACCCATTTAAAGAGGTTATCAGACTCTGGAAACGCTGAGATCCCCTTATCACCCGACATCTGCAACAGACAGATGGTCAACATGACATCAGCAGACAGGTCATGTGACTACAGCTTCTGATGATTACGTTTCCTGATCCTCACTGATTGCTGATAAATAACTTACCATGAGAGTCATCAGCTCCTGCTGCAGCCTGCAAAGATGATACAGAAACAGAGTTAAACAGCTGCTGTTataaatcagctgatcagcagTCAAGTCAGTTGTAATCTGATCGGTTGGCAGTCATGTGATCCAAAAAGAGGTTCTGGAACCGAAACCAGAAGAACATAAGAACCCATCAAACCTCTGTGGTCCAGTTTTCACCATCTCAAaaggcagccatctttaaaccTGCTGGATCACCACGGTAAGGGATGGCAAAGTTCAGAGTTTCAGATAAACTGTTACCtgtgtaaaaataatttcactGGAAACTGAAATTCAGGATATCAGACAGGAAATAATCTGACATGTTGGAGTCAGATGGTGTTCCACAGTTGAATGGCTGTAGTTGTAACCATGACCCGGTTCTGATTCACTGGCATCCTTTCAACATTCAGCTGATCACTAGTTTCTTTTGATTTATGTAAATCAtcttgaattgtcttgtacatgaaaagtgctaaacaaataaacttcccTTGCCTATAGCCCCTGTACAGATCTATACCATCTTGAGCTTCACTTTTtcctggatcctcatggtgtttctaaggtgaatttggGGGCTATCCCTCGCTTCTCCTGACTCTGCCCATTAGTAGGAGGTGTCCATCAACATCGACTGATGGATTCCTATGATATTTTCCtgcgtaacacctctattaCAACATCTGGAAGACTGCTTAGGTTCACTTTTTTTACCTTCTACCGTAGCGCAGATAGATTTTTGTGTCGTTttagacaggaggcagaaaaaagggCCCCATAAATAAGAGATTAACAAAGTCATCATTGACCTTCTCAGTGTCATCTGATTATTTAACCCCCCTCCCTCAATACAGTAAGCTGATCTGGTTCTGGGTTAAGCAAGGGTCCTCATTACCGCTGCTTGTTGTTCTGAGTAGAAAGGCAACAGAACCAACAAGACCAGAGGCCTATTGCACAAAAGGGGGATTCAGATATACAGGATAAATTCATCAAATCCAAAACAAGCGTGTCATGGCTTCATTTTTTGCACAAAGAGCAAGCCAGGATAAGAAACACGGATGCATCAAGCCAGGTGAAACCAATCCTGAATCAGTGCGCGCAGGCGTTTTCTCAAACAGACCCCCGCGTTCTATCACAGAATTGCTGATCTACCATGGCAACGAGAGCGGCGTACTTCTAAGTCGACCAGGAAATCCTCCTAGAAGAGTATGAAGAAGTCAAGGactacataaaaagaaaacagatctcGGTTCTTCTGACAGGAACCAGAAATGTTTTCATATGTGATGAAGAACATCATCATCCTCcactaaacagactgaaacagctGATTAATAACCTAGAGTATGTACTCACATCTGCTTATTGAGCTAAGGATAAACAAattattgatattttattaatgataatataattaaatattaataatattattaataataacacaTTGTTATGACACCGATCTACTCGGTACTCACCGTTTGGAGACGGACCCTCTGGCCGCGCTGCCGCCGCTCTCACTGCCCTTCAGGGCGGCCGTGGaggaagctgcagctgctgcggGGTCCATGTTCTGGGAGGCCATGAGTACCAACGGTCCGGTTCCTGCAGTACAAAGACTTATCAGAGACTTATCGGGCCGCAGCGGCACCAACTCTCAACTCCCTGACTCGATAAGCTGCTGGAACTCTCCCTTTGAGCTTCGTTAGCTAACAGCAGCTATAAAGTTTGACCTACAGTTCTGTATAACCGCATTAAATTCGGGTTAAATGCTATTTTAACCCGATTTGTCGGCAGCTTGACGTTGTTGCATTTTAGCTTAATGCTAACGAGTACAACCTGCTACAGTTAGCTCTGATTTTAGCATGCTTATTTCTAAAATCGCCGAGTAAACAAACTACTGCATCAGATTAACATATAAACACGATTTTTACCCGTCCAGGCAGATAAAGGATTTATCTTTCTCTTTAACTCACCTTATGTTAGCTCGTTAGCTGTCCGATTGAAGCCGCTGCCTTTGGAATTTAAATTGAACGTACTCCCGCCCCCTGGTTTAAACTGACTCTGCTCCGCACAATCAGCCAATTACAGGCCgacttttaaaaccaaactacTTCCTACTAACCAATGAGAAAAGCGTGCAGTGAGAGAGCTGCATTGTGATTGGTCGGGAGAAAAGGTCGGAACTACACTCTTCTTCCTGATGTTAATTGACGGTTGGCAAACAAAGAATCGGTGCATTATCGCCACCAATTGGTCTAAAATGAAACCCCTAGCAGTTGTTCAgtattagaaaatgaaaaacttgGTTGCTTTCAACAACTTTTactatttcctgttttgttttatttctgtctaaCTGTAACATAACCAGACCAACATTCAGAATACTCCATTACAATGTGATATTTCAAAGATAATGTGCTGGTATCCATAAAAAATTATCAACCTCATTACGCTTATTCGATATTGTTTGTTGAATCTCTATCAGAATGTCTGTTCTGCTATCTGAATAACTGGACTGTAAACGTGAATCTGAACATATTAATGATCTTAAAGTTGCACTactggcagattttctcagtgtgtCCTCTTATTTAACGACCCATTCATCATCCGTCTTcaccctgtctcttctctgagccctCTCCAGCCAAGAAAAGTCAGTTTGATGATCATGATAACATCCTCTTGGGGTTTTCAGCCTCGGGGGCGTTGCAGGACAGAGACGGCTCcgggaatgtacataataaatatcactCTGTCATCAAAATTAGTCAGAAAGATCAAATAGTTATGTagtgcaggggtggccaacgtcggtcctcaagagccacaatcctgcatgttttccatgcatccctgcaccagcacacctgactcaaattaaatggatccaacagcctataaggatctgcacaatgactcattagttttagtcaggtgtgtcggttcGGAAGTCACCGGACTCCAGAGGATATAACTAGTAGGAGAAGTGAAGGATGTTAGGAACTTGTAAACACCCGAAGAAGAAGTAGAACCTAAAATACCCGGAAGTAATGGTTATATTTTGAAGTGGCGCTTCCGGTGCATCCTCGTAGCTCGCGCTAAGACAGAAAGATGAACGCACCTCCCGCGTTTGAGTCGTTCCTGCTGTTTGAAGGCGAGAAAAAGATCAGCATCAGCAAAGATACCAAAGTCCCGAATGCGTGTTTGTTCACGCTGAATAAGGAAGACCACACACTGGGGAACATCATCCGCGCGTGAGACTCACACTCCGGCTAACAACCggctaacacacacaaacacacagagaatagaatgcctttacTGTCTTTTATACATGTGTAATGTACAACgagataaaaacacaactcaCTATGGTAAAgtagaaaagacaagaaaaaaacaacaaaacaaaaacaaagcaacaacacacaaataacaaCAGCACCAGCAATACGACAGTGAAAACACAACTGATGCTACTGGTATTAAACTTACACTGACTGTACAAGCAAGTTCACCTACCTGAAGAGCTGCGTCCACCAGTCGCCACACAGCACTATTAGTTCAGTGGTTTTCAGTTAAGACAGCgtttctaaaacatttttcaacatTGTTTTCCCTGTGGAATGAGTTTAATCTTGCTGAATGTGAATAATCAATGAACGATTTAATGACAAACCTTTTCCAATCACTAAAATCTCAGACTGTTGTCATGGATGTCCTCTCTTGTTGTTTTCCCTCCAAACCTTTCCAGAAGAGGACATGCTAAAAACTAGTTAAACTAGATGTTATCAACATAACTAACTAAAGCAACAAGTTATGAATCTCCACTCATATCTTTGGAGTCATCTTCTTCAACATGCTCAACATCGGTTCACTTTTCATTTATCCTATGACAAACTTTGTCATCAAAGTCtttgattttagtttttctcctgCATCGCTTTTGGAGGAGGTCTTCAGCCATGGTAAATGTGTAAAGACACCACAGAAAATGTCTTCAGGGCTATTACTGATGTGGTGGAGTGgcttttcgttttttttttttttaatcattgtgATCTGAATTTAGCAAATTTCCTCCCAGAAAACCCAGGTGTCTTACAAATATGGCAGATGTTGTTTCCAGCCAGAGATGTCTGGCTTCTTGCTGCTGTTATCAAGTTTCTTACCACACAAGAGACGTAATTCCTTTGGTGGTCTGTAGTTCATGGACGTAGATTCCAATAAAACGTTTTCACTTAAAATATCGACAGAATTTTATTGCCTTTACTTTTGGCCTTCTTCAGCCAGAATGTCAAAAATCCAAGTATGAAGGTGATCTGTGTTTGtaacaataaattaaacttgatactgaaaataaatcttagtttattattaaattttacatgaacactatttttgttatttctctgTTGTCTCATGTAGTGAAACGGAGGAACTGAAGGTCTTAAAGCGTTAAATGATGTCAGACTGTTGAATGTTAGCAGATCCTGAAGATGGAAACCAGGTGTGAGGGTTACAGACAGCTGATAACCAGCAGCTTCAAGCTGAAGAcgtctgtgtgtgggtgtgttttaaaTGTGGTCACACTCCtttgatcaggtgtgtgtgtttgctttcagTCAGCTGCTGAAGGATCCTCAGGTTCTGTTCGCTGGGTACAAAGTTCCCCATCCTCTGGAGCACAAGATCGTGATCCGGGTGCAGACCACACCTGACTACAGTCCAcaggtaaaacacacacatccggTTTAAGTTATCAGTGGGGATGCAACCTGCCTACATAATGTagaacaggggtgcccagctccagtcctaaagggccacaatcctgcaggtttttgatgtccccgctccaaaaccacctgactcaaactgatgagtcattatgcaaaacttaataggctgttggatccatttcatttgagtcaggtgtgttgaagcaggaaacattggaaaatctgcaggacagtggccctcgaggaccgactttgggcacccctgatgtaGAATAAACGAGTGTGTACACACACCTGATAGCTGCCATTCTGACTGGAGGTGAGGAGTTgctaacaggaagtgatgttaTTACTTTGCCAGGAAGCGTTTACGAATGCCATCACTGATCTGATCAGCGAGCTGTCGCTGCTGGAAGAACGCTTCAGAGTCGCCATCAAAGATAAACAGGAAGGCATAGAGTGACCCCGCCCCCCTCTGATGTCACTTCCTGCAGGGAGCCTGCAATGTATTGGCAGCTAACAATTGATGTGTGAGCAATCAGAGCAGGTCAATGAGCTGGagctgtgatgtgtttgtgttgttgttgtttacatgtaaacagcatgtgtgaatacCTGTGTTTACCATAACTGACCAATAAACTCATGTTCTGCTTGTTAAATGGTTCTGGTCAGGGTCCTCATTAACCATCCGTTAATTAGATGTTGATAAATCCCACATGTTGTAAATGACCTGCTCATACCCATTCATGGTCATTTAGAAATATCCCcagttatgtatgtatgtatgtatgtctatatatatataaacatccATTTAGAAGTCATTCAGAAATCACCCGTGTTCCACCTcagagtgaagaggaggaaTTTGTTTCTGCTGAGTTTGAAGCCAACCAACCATTTGTTTATTTCACATATTCTAGTACAGTTTAcagtacaattttttttaaatagactttAAGTACATTTACCAAAGTTTAAGAGCAGGAGATGAATATTATTTAACAATCCTCTGAAACAACATACTatataaaaaaggtaaaactaACTAAAATTAAACTGCAGGGAGAAAGGGAACAGATGTATCTGTAGCTGGAGGACAGAACCACCAGAACTTCCTCCTCTGGCTGTTGTAATTTTATCCTATGGTGCTCTTTGGTTAACCATACttggttttaaatgttcttgGGAGATGAAAGTGACTTTAAATATGATGTAACTTACACACATTCCCAGATTCATTGCAGCATTCTccttaaataaatgtattttggtccgGAGAATGGATGTATCCAACACGGATGACATAATAGAGCAGGTGATGGTCCGGTAATGGCTGACCGGTTTCCTGTCGCATGTAGATGACCAAAACTCTACTTGGATATTCACTGTGATAGTATTTACTATGATTTTACAATACAGTTACAACAGAATCTGATCAGAAGTCACTGTGATCTTAGATCAGCTGTCTGATGAACTCACAGCAAGAGCAGAGGGAGAAATGTCTGTTGATGACACCAGATCAGTGTCACCCATCGGTCCTGTGTTGTGGGTTTTAAACCAATGAAGCTACACCTGTTTATTATATATCatttcaacaaaacaaagaatgcATGAGGATGCTGAAATTTGTGACACCGGCAAATGTTCCACCACTGGATACTGAGTGTATTCAGAAATGTACTTATACATTTAGTATTTAGTATAGTACATTTCTACACAGAAGTACAAGATGATAAATTCAAGAGGAAAATGAATGAGGATTCTGGTCCCATAATTCTGTCCTGGTCTCTTGGGTCTGTTCCGGTCTCATGATTCTAACTACAGTAACACACACATCCTTCAGAGTCACCAACAACTTTATTAGAAATTTTAaaacggtaaaaaaaaaagaaccaaaagaaaataaaaatcagggaACCAATCAGAGCAAAGCCTGAGGGTCACATGATGAGTGGTCATGGGTCTGTGTCTCTCTGAGCCTCCATGGCTCTCTGCATCTTCTCCACCATCCACAGAGGAACGGTGAACGGCTTCATCTCATCCATCCTGACATCTGGACAGTCCCTGTTGCCATGAGAGCAACAGAACACAGATGATCAGCTCAAAGCAAAAACCTCTGTTCAGAGACCAGGTGTAACATTAGTCACACCTGCTAACACGGAGAGGACGGAGCCTGTGTTCAGGTATCGTGATGACTCACCTGTACTCTTCACTGCGAGACAGATCCTGGATGTCCTCCTCGATTAGCAGGTAGgcctgcagacacacaggtaCAGGTGGTCTAAGCTCTGATAATATTCTGACCCATctcatgtttctgtgtgtgttttcagacaaATTTACAATACAGATACAAAAATATAACAGAACTTAGAACCGAAGTTCAGGGACCGTATCACAGCATTCTGAGTGTCACTGCTTCTAAATTTGTGCAAAACTTCCAGTGCTTCGAGGTACACGTTGGCACAAGAAAACAGagagatttgtttttttcttggcaAATTAGCAAGAATGTTTGTGGAATTTGTAGATAAGGTAAGAAGGTTAACAACATACTCCAATTTCCTCCCACAGtcaaaagacatgcatgttagattaattgCCATCcatcctttatatatatatatatatatatatatataaatttatatataaaaataaaaattaagggTCGCGGGGGAGCTAGAGTCTAGACACCCACTTACACTCCTATGGAGAATTTAACAACTAACCATGTGGCATGAAGCCAAAGTACCTGGAGACACAGGGAGAATAAATGAGAATATACAAAagcgcatatatatatatatatacatatatatatatatatatatatatatatgcatgtgtgtgtgtgtgtgtatatagagagagaaagaataggtaactttgttttctttgtaaatacTCACTTGaccacaattaaaaacaaaccaaaaaaatgtcctgattatttaaaatgtaatagaAGTGTGGGGTAAAGTACACCAGAGatcagcaaagaaacatttgGGTATTTTATCAATGTTGTCATTGCatcttaataaaaaatgtagacctcctaaagctttaaaaagatgATGCGAGATAAATGTTCACGAGTCTTTTTTGATCCATTTCATTCCAAAGGATTAATGTAATCTGTACAAAATCTGAAGTAATTAAaccaacacatttttatttattaatcattaaaataatgtgGATCagatggatttttcttttccaaattaaatgaattatccTAATTATGAGTTACTGTGTTTCAGTGTTGGTGACGTCACTGATGACAGTCTCAGCCTGAACTGGAGGAACCAATCCTAAGTGGCTTCAGTTTTTTTGGGTCTGTGGTCTGAATCAGACTAAAGATCCGGTTCTGCCATTGACTCTGGAGATGGATGCTGTTCACGGAGTGGAAACGACACTAAGCCAGTAAACTGATCCTGGCCCAGTGTGTTTCAGTCCTTGAGCCACTGTTGCCCTCTGCTGGTTGCAGGTCATCACTGCAGCAGCTGGTTCTGATTTCATGTGTGACCGGACCTGCAGAGAACGGGTTCACCCAACTCTCAACCAAAGTTCTGTTTTCATCTCAACCATCAGATAGTGTGTTTCTATTGgagcttcatttttttttggaTCAGACACATCAACATTATTAAATTTGATCCGTTTCCATCAGTCATCTGAATGTTTAAATTCAGGTGACAGGTGTGGTAATCCAGAAAGGAAGTTTAACAAATGCTGTgatacacacgtggacaaaattgttggtaccctttggttaatgaaagaaaaactcacaatggtcacagaaataacttgaatctgacaaaagtaataataaataaaaattctctgaaatttaaccagtgaaaatgagacattgcttttcaaccatgcttcaaaagaattattaaaaaaaaataaactcatgaaacaggcctggacaaaaatgatggtacccttaacttaatattttgttgcacaaccttttgaggcaatcactgcaaacgattcctgtaaccgtcaatgagacttctgcacctctcagcaggtattttgggccactcctcataagcaaactgctccagttgtctcaggtttgaaggatgCCTTTTCCAGAcgacatgtttcagctccttccaaagatgctcaataggatttaggtcaggcctcatagaagccactttagaatagtccagtgtttgtcctcttagccattcttgggtgtttttagctgtgttttgggtcatcgtcctgttgcaagacccatgacctgcgactgagacctagctttctgacactggccagcacatttctctgtagaatcccttgatagtcttgagatttcattgtacctgcacagattcaagacaccctgtgccagatgcagcaaagcagccccagaacataacagagcctcctccatgttccaccgTAGGGACgttgttcttttctttatatgcttcatttttctgtctgt
Protein-coding sequences here:
- the polr2j gene encoding DNA-directed RNA polymerase II subunit RPB11-a; the protein is MNAPPAFESFLLFEGEKKISISKDTKVPNACLFTLNKEDHTLGNIIRAQLLKDPQVLFAGYKVPHPLEHKIVIRVQTTPDYSPQEAFTNAITDLISELSLLEERFRVAIKDKQEGIE